The proteins below come from a single Desulfuromonas acetoxidans DSM 684 genomic window:
- a CDS encoding peptidyl-prolyl cis-trans isomerase — MSKICVRISLTTLICLLWIGSTSHALFWQDPPLVAINDQSWNRQDFLNWWQEWKEPGMEQPQSPDDFIDWILLSDEAEQMQLYDEPRFKQKVHTFLKVRSLMMLKNEEVDEKISVSDEEIDRIYHRDYTPLLKLRSIELDSEEQCAAFMQAVSQGLSSDEVLADPLLQLPQTGLSEPIVQRPNQLPPHVRTLYEQDPQTRYLPAYSYQDRWFILEIMQRDPGNDNDRANVAESISYTLRKDKQRELTGQLNMRLMEKYQVKMDEQGMKRIHEDGPEEDVAEAAMITFPDFTITGQILYKNALSHYQRFGGKEMKDTSFEEIVQRVANDIVAQSLTSMEALNRHYESKPPFQSVYFFYQRHRLIRELESKLILPYTQVSDEELSHYYNEHREDYAYPVRVRYASVETRNEKMALKLREDLRQGADFYQTLSPLSPAGIETKTTPLAHLIPEMQDLIDRLQPGQSDMLEVDGYFHFIRLIEEPKVDYKPFDQIRDALKAQLTQAKFSQRRAELVAQLRQRTTITVNQNQWQRCLNELNKGQ, encoded by the coding sequence TTGTCAAAAATCTGCGTAAGAATCAGCCTGACCACCCTGATCTGTCTGTTATGGATAGGTAGCACAAGCCATGCCCTGTTCTGGCAGGATCCACCGCTTGTCGCCATCAACGATCAATCCTGGAATCGTCAAGACTTCCTCAACTGGTGGCAGGAATGGAAAGAACCGGGCATGGAACAACCGCAAAGTCCGGATGACTTCATCGACTGGATACTTCTCTCTGATGAAGCGGAGCAGATGCAGCTGTATGATGAACCGCGTTTCAAGCAAAAAGTGCATACCTTCTTGAAGGTTCGCTCACTAATGATGCTGAAAAATGAGGAAGTGGATGAAAAAATCTCCGTCAGTGATGAGGAGATCGATCGCATCTATCACCGTGATTATACACCGTTGCTCAAATTACGCTCCATTGAACTGGACAGCGAGGAACAATGTGCTGCGTTTATGCAGGCGGTCAGTCAAGGATTATCCAGCGACGAGGTTCTTGCCGACCCATTATTGCAATTGCCGCAAACAGGTTTGTCTGAACCGATTGTTCAACGCCCCAACCAGTTACCACCGCATGTTCGCACCTTGTACGAACAAGACCCACAAACCCGTTACCTGCCGGCTTACAGTTATCAGGATCGTTGGTTTATTCTCGAGATTATGCAACGTGATCCGGGCAATGACAATGATCGGGCCAATGTCGCTGAATCAATCAGCTATACATTACGCAAGGACAAACAACGTGAGCTGACCGGTCAACTCAATATGCGTTTAATGGAAAAGTATCAGGTCAAGATGGATGAGCAGGGAATGAAACGGATCCATGAAGACGGTCCGGAAGAGGATGTCGCCGAAGCGGCCATGATTACATTTCCCGATTTCACCATCACCGGCCAGATTCTCTACAAAAACGCGCTGAGCCACTATCAGCGTTTCGGCGGCAAAGAGATGAAAGACACCTCGTTTGAGGAGATTGTCCAGCGCGTTGCCAACGATATTGTGGCTCAATCGCTCACCAGCATGGAAGCGCTCAATCGCCACTATGAATCAAAGCCGCCTTTTCAGTCGGTGTACTTTTTTTACCAGCGCCATCGTCTGATCCGTGAACTGGAAAGCAAACTGATCCTGCCCTACACCCAGGTCAGTGACGAGGAACTGAGCCACTACTACAACGAGCACCGAGAGGACTATGCCTATCCGGTGCGGGTCCGTTATGCCAGCGTGGAAACGCGCAACGAAAAAATGGCCCTGAAATTGCGTGAAGATTTGCGTCAAGGCGCTGATTTTTATCAGACATTATCACCGTTATCTCCCGCAGGCATTGAAACGAAAACAACACCACTGGCCCATCTTATCCCGGAAATGCAGGACTTAATTGACCGTTTACAGCCGGGGCAATCCGACATGTTAGAGGTGGATGGCTACTTCCACTTTATCCGCTTAATTGAGGAACCTAAGGTGGATTACAAGCCATTTGACCAGATCCGTGATGCCCTGAAAGCGCAACTGACGCAGGCAAAGTTCAGCCAACGACGCGCTGAACTGGTTGCGCAGCTGCGCCAACGCACGACAATTACCGTGAATCAAAATCAATGGCAACGCTGTCTCAATGAACTCAACAAGGGGCAATAA